The following proteins come from a genomic window of Andrena cerasifolii isolate SP2316 chromosome 6, iyAndCera1_principal, whole genome shotgun sequence:
- the Impbeta11 gene encoding importin beta11: MDAAVIEILQQAGSQDPNILKPAEQTLKQWETERGFYIALYNVFSNHSLTVNIRWMAILCFKNGVDKYWRKNAPNAIADDEREFLRQRLIANFGEPVNQLAVQLAAVIAKIARYDCPREWGSLIPTLLDIIRGQNPLAQHRALLTLYHVVKSLASKRLTADKRFFQELTVNMFNFILNLWNTYTESFLIMASNGADTNQTQEALEKALLLLKILRKLVVYGINKLSESQDAMLFLEIVFKRARTCLECRKTLMSRDMQLDTWDKFIIHLAKVLTETLHMHQFGCIELIPTFLEFSVFYCFTEAGQTLAFERFIIQCLNLIKSIVPSIFFRSVVSKNPEDIQDQLDKQKLQLRAYQLKQEFFTPEILTEIFSRLVTHYFLLTPSDLELWDADPESFFVDDGGESWKYSLRPCAESVFVEMFQYFRDIFASVLVELMQRYHQPVDPNNLHAILLKDAVYNAVGLVAFELYDEVNFDQWFSTTLKEELKIRSNNYRIIRRRVCWLIGRWTSVKLSAKLRPELYELMVEVLSPEEDLGVRLEASDALKLAIDDFQFNPEEFSPYLEQAFFLLFSLLKEVKECDTKMHVLYVLSFMIERVGNEINPHVGVLSSYLPALWQQSEGHNMLRCAIISTLTHLQKALGPKSVILEPLVIGAIALSCDVNQESHVYLLEDGLRLWLALLENAPASTPAIMDLARNMPALLEQSSENLKLCLYIIQAYVILNPQEFFNQRGAAIIEILRSLLGDMRWEGIVTTMSVFETCLCASRQGAELIKPALMNIFKNVYKERGLISTMTMYLSIVARVLWFYKDIFIQTISELTRKLSKHETTEEAVLGQIIYVWVDRMGCTTQPERRKLLALALCSLVGANSPSVLEHFSQIMSNIVETLNDITKLDSIECTFDGQSSSSEYEDEDYENKHEQRRRLAFGDPVTCISLKDTLQNQLITLRGLIGDSQFNQLMFTLDQETGEQLKHYVSL; this comes from the exons ATGGATGCTGCGGTAATAGAGATTCTTCAACAAGCGGGTAGTCAAGATCCCAATATTTTAAAGCCAGCTGAACAAACGCTGAAACAGTGGGAGACCGAAAGAGGCTTCTATATCGCATTATAC AACGTATTTTCCAATCATTCCTTGACTGTCAATATTAGATGGATGGCtatattatgttttaaaaacggtgtggacaaatattggagaaaaaaTGCACCAAA TGCAATTGCGGATGACGAGAGAGAATTCCTTAGACAGCGTTTAATAGCAAATTTTGGAGAACCAGTAAACCAATTGGCTGTACAATTAGCAGCTGTTATTGCTAAAATTGCAAG ATACGATTGCCCTAGAGAGTGGGGCTCATTAATACCAACATTATTGGATATCATACGAGGGCAAAATCCATTAGCTCAACATCGGGCACTGTTAACGTTATATCATGTTGTTAAGTCTTTAGCATCTAAACGTTTAACTGCGGATAAACGATTCTTCCAAGAATTGACCGTTAATATGTTCAACTTCATTCTGAATTTATGGAACACATACACGGAATCTTTTCTTATAATGGCGTCAAATGGGGCAGACACAAATCAGACGCAAGAAGCTTTAGAAAAAGCATTActtttattgaaaatacttAGAAAACTTGTCGTATATGGGATCAACAAACTGTCGGAATCTCAGGACGCTATGCTATTCttagaaattgtttttaaacgTGCAAGAACATGTCTCGAGTGTC GAAAAACGTTAATGTCAAGGGATATGCAACTGGATACATGGGACAAATTTATAATTCACCTGGCCAAAGTACTAACAGAAACATTACACATGCATCAATTTGGTTGTATTGAACTGATACCAACGTTTCTAGAATTCTCTGTTTTTTACTGTTTCACTGAAGCTGGTCAAACTTTAGCATTTGAAAGATTTATTATTCAgtgtttaaatttaataaaaagcaTCGTaccttctatattttttaggtCCGTTGTGTCTAAAAATCCGGaag ACATACAAGATCAACtcgataaacaaaaattacaatTGAGAGCATATCAGCTAAAACAAGAATTTTTCACACCTGAAATATTAACAGAAATCTTTTCAAGACTTGTAACACACTATTTTCTCTTAACACCTTCTGACTTGGAACTGTGGGATGCGGACCCAGAAAGTTTTT ttGTTGATGATGGGGGAGAATCATGGAAATACAGCTTGAGG ccTTGTGCAGAGTCTGTATTTGTAGAAATGTTccaatattttagagacattttTGCATCGGTCTTAGTTGAATTGATGCAAAGATATCACCAACCTGTCGATCCAAATAATTTGCATGCTATTCTGCTAAAAGATGCAGTATACAATGCAGTTGGTTTGGTTGCATTCGAGTTATACGACGAG GTCAATTTTGATCAATGGTTCTCAACCACATTAAAGGAGGAACTGAAAATTCGAAGCAACAATTACCGAATTATTAGACGACGCGTATGTTGGCTTATCGGTCGGTGGACAA GTGTAAAATTAAGCGCAAAATTAAGACCGGAATTGTACGAACTTATGGTTGAAGTTCTAAGCCCCGAAGAAGATTTAGGTGTCCGCTTGGAAGCGAGCGATGCGCTGAAACTTGCAATAGACGATTTTCAATTTAATCCAGAAGAATTCTCTCCTTATTTAGAACAAGCATTCTTTTTGTTATTTTCCCTTCTGAAAGAAGTAAAAGAATGTGATACGAAG ATGCATGTTTTATACGTATTATCATTCATGATTGAACGTGTGGGTAACGAAATAAATCCACACGTTGGGGTTCTCAGTTCGTATCTACCAGCCCTTTGGCAACAATCGGAAGGACATAACATGTTAAGATGCGCTATAATTTCGACGCTTACACATCTACAGAAG gCCTTAGGCCCTAAAAGTGTCATTTTAGAGCCACTGGTAATAGGTGCTATTGCGTTGAGTTGTGATGTTAATCAAGAAAGTCACGTTTATTTGTTAGAAGATGGATTACGATTGTGGTTAGCTTTATTGGAAAATGCACCTGCGTCAACACCAGCTATAATGGATTTGGCTAGAAATATGCCCGCGTTATTAG aacaaTCTTCAGagaatttaaaattatgtttgtaCATAATTCAGGCGTATGTAATATTAAACCCacaagaattttttaatcaaagaggAGCAGCAATAATCGAGATCCTTAGGTCACTCTTGGGAGATATGAGGTGGGAAGGAATCGTAACGACTATGAGTGTTTTTGAAACATGCTTGTGCGCTTCTCGGCAAGGTGCAGAGTTGATTAAACCTGCTTTAATGAATATATTCAA GAATGTGTATAAGGAAAGAGGCCTTATATCGACGATGACTATGTATTTATCTATTGTGGCTAGAGTTTTATGGttttataaagatatttttatacag ACAATAAGCGAATTAACCAGAAAATTGAGTaaacacgaaacaacggaaGAGGCTGTACTTGGACAAATAATATATGTATGGGTCGATCGAATGGGATGTACCACTCAACCAGAAAGACGTAAATTATTAGCCCTTGCACTCTGTTCGCTCGTTGGGGCTAACAGTCCTAGTGTTCTCGAACATTTTTCACAGATAATGTCCAATATCGTCGAAACTCTGAATGATATAACCAAGCTGGATAGTATAGAATGTACCTTCGA TGGACAATCTAGTTCATCGGAATATGAGGATGAAGATTATGAGAACAAACATGAACAGCGGAGACGACTCGCCTTCGGCGATCCTGTAACCTGTATATCTTTAAAAGATACATTACAAAATCAG TTAATTACGTTAAGGGGACTAATCGGGGACAGCCAGTTTAATCAATTGATGTTCACTCTTGACCAGGAAACTGGCGAACAGCTGAAGCATTACGTATCTCTATGA